Below is a window of Drosophila miranda strain MSH22 chromosome 3, D.miranda_PacBio2.1, whole genome shotgun sequence DNA.
CCAATTTGCCGTGGCCAAAGGCGAGACAAAGAGCCAGAGAAGGAGTggaagagggagagggagagggagaacgACAGAAGAGGATTGGTATTTTCTTTTGTCACTTTCAGGAAACTCGATAGCAAATTGGCATTAGAAGAAGGCACAAAACGTTTCCTTCAGCTGTTGTTCGAGCCCTCAgctatctctctttctccgactatctatctatctatctatctatctatctctctTTATGGCACGactgtctgtgtctgtgtgtggtcTCTGCTGAAACCATAAAACATTAATTTCAATTTGAAATTGCTGCCAAAGCGATGTGGGAGGGAGACATGGACATATGCGTGCACTCTCACATGTAACCGGAGCCAAATTAACTGTAAAGCAGGACTGCATCGTATGGAGAGTGATAGGGGAGTGATAATAggtgtggaggaggaggaggaggaggaggtggagcaGCCAGCAAACATAATGTGAAATTAATTTGTTAGGCAACCACCAaaggcagcaacaaaaacagacGCAGAAACATGGAAAATATTGTTTTTGGGAAAAGTTGGCAGGCCACAACAGCTGTTCCTTTCCCCAGCTACCCAGCTCCCtgccctctctccctctcgctcacTCTCAGCACATGTTAATTAAAGTACAGCTATGtattctctccctctctctctttctttacTTCGAAAGCAACGCCACAAAGCCACCAATAAACACTATGCAACAAAATCGGTGCTTGTTGAAGCTAAATGATACTTGAATACCTCTCAATCGATCGCATCTTTCGCAAAAATTCAATCATTCCCTCAACTGTAGCTCTCCATCCGATTCGAAATGGGACGTCACTGAAGATTGTCCCCGATAGCCGCCCGATAGATTCTTTTTGGCAGGGAAAAGGTGCAACCTATAACCCTGTTCAAATACAAAATATTCCACCCTCAACAAATGGGGAGGGGGTGGATGCCACATCCAGCTGTGATCAAAAAGAGCAAGAGACAGAGAGTTTTATAGTTCAAAATTTCGTGCTATATTCCAAAAATGCTGTACAGAATAATCCTATCCCGAGGGGATAATACGGGTATTGTCTTCCGCGTTGACATCCATGTAGGAGTAAATGGTCCCCCTCCACACACCCTCGCTGATAATTTTGATCTTGAACATGTAGTTGCCCTTGGGCCCGGCCACTCTGGAGAACATTTGATCATTCAGAACGAAGTCTTTCAGGATAATGTCGTGCTGCAAAGAGCCAGAGCAAAAGGAGAGTCAGTCGAATGGCAGCTTCAATCGGGGCACTCACATTGATGGGGCAAGTATGGTTCACGTTGATGAAGGGCCGCAGGGCCCCGTAGAAGTAGTGGAACACATTGTAGGGATTCGGGTGCTTCATGTAGTGGCAAAGGTCCACGGTGACGTTGAACAGGAACGGATGGTAGCCGGAGAGCTTTTGAAAGACGCTGAAATTGATGGACACCTTCCGAATCGGTAGTTGGGACACTTTAATGTGGACATTGGCTCCGATAATGCCACGCCCCAGCACGTTCAGGCGGCAGACAGGCACCTCCGCATACGACGGATCCCGCGTTTCGCACTTAATGTTCGTGTGGCGTGTCCTGATGCCGCCGAAGGCCGCCATTAGAGCCCCTGCCAGGAGCACCGATATCAGTGGGAACTTCATGGGTAAAGCGTTGCTCCCAAAATGAATGCTTCCGATCGCAGGGAGGTATCAATTAGCCCGTTGTAAAATCATTAGTAACGAATCGTGATCGTTGAACTGTCACTAAACGCAGCCACTATCTGGTTCTCTCAGGCGAGGGCGATACGAAATGTTTCTATTTTATTATTCTCCTTCGAAGTCAATACACTGTTCAAGGCGATGCTCCCACCTATTCAGCCCCTACAAATGGGTGCTTACAACGGGTATCTTCTTTTGAGGAATATACATATCTTCCGCTTCGATCTAGAAAGAGATTCAGAGCGTAGTTCATGGAGGGAAACATTTCGGACCGCCctcgtatgtacatatgtatgtattaccCATCTTTCTCTGGCATTGGCATAATCTGTCAGCAGCACTTAACCCACACATAACTCAGGAGAGAGGAGTGTCACGCGGGCAGCGCCGCAGAcattaattttcaattttcagCTATTTTTAGGGCCCGCTCAGTCTCTGCTCTTCCGACACCTAGGTCACAGCTGTTGAACTTCCGCCTTGGCTTCCCTGCTAATTTCTGTTTAATTATAACAAAAATACTGGATATACAGAATGCGTAGAACAGAACTTGAGTTGTTTCGAAAGTTTTTCCGACTTTTCCACTCGAATCCTTGACTCTGACTCCAGGGCACATCCCACAGGACTCTCTGGACAGCTGTTCTCTGGGACATCTGTCAGGCGGGGGAGTAGTGGTGGGGGGATGCTATCCGATCTGATCTCCTTATATGCACACAAACGCTAAAGAACTATTCAAAACATGCTCCAGCGATTGTAAAATTGGAAAAAACTCCCCATTCGAGTGGAATTTGAGGGGAACTTCCTGTGGAGGGGGCACGGCATATGCTTTCGATAAATCATAAATTTATATTCTTCAGCTCCAGTTCTTTGACACTACGTCCCTCCGTTCTCCAAAAACGAAACATCAAACGAACATTCGGTGGGGAGAGGCATGCGGCATGGGGCGTGGGGCATGGCATAGCAGCCGACTGTGAAATTCATAGATCAATTTGAAAATTTAACAAC
It encodes the following:
- the LOC117187734 gene encoding uncharacterized protein LOC117187734, with translation MKFPLISVLLAGALMAAFGGIRTRHTNIKCETRDPSYAEVPVCRLNVLGRGIIGANVHIKVSQLPIRKVSINFSVFQKLSGYHPFLFNVTVDLCHYMKHPNPYNVFHYFYGALRPFINVNHTCPINVSAPIEAAIRLTLLLLWLFAARHYPERLRSE